Proteins encoded by one window of Gemmatimonas aurantiaca:
- a CDS encoding M28 family peptidase, producing the protein MRSVRSRWPFVSTGAMLVSFVVSSLVPTAALEAQGVNRYGNPSRVTPAPTKAAIDVRDLQIRLYQFADDSMQGRQVGRVGNKKGTDYIAAEVKRLGLAPAGDNGTYFQNLPFHVRKFTDHSRLTVDGNPLQWNTDFVAVPGQRAPRFIVDAEVVYGGIQGDTSTQIPSSAAAGKFVVLLPAPGGARAPQGQAFAMRPGFAPAAGRFADAVAVATVDLDALAMPQRMAINEPTMASQIAPPRAPRPGAPGAPDGAGPVDSLALLKQQLAMLQPAATIRLTRDAASRLFHGASVDGLSPGAKGGTVSASLDFVELPTEWARNVIAIIPGSDPRLKHQYVAIGAHNDHVGFATPVDKDSLKAFNDARIKLQMANDMAGLGPAQLASIKVNMDSIRRIHPKARIDSINNGADDDGSGSMAVLEIAEAIQAMPVKPKRSTIFIWHAGEEAGLLGSAYFVRNPTVPIDSIVAQLNIDMIGRGRAEDLPGGSPDYLGVVGSWFDSKDLGEQVQAVNKKQTKPLAFDYRFDDPIAWAGYNNIYARSDHYNYAMQGIPIAFFFTGLHGDYHQRSDEAEFIDYPHYARITNYIRDLTVDVANGPRPRLNGTKPAKPKNIVP; encoded by the coding sequence ATGCGGTCCGTCCGCTCCCGGTGGCCTTTTGTGAGCACCGGTGCAATGCTTGTGTCGTTCGTGGTGTCCTCACTGGTTCCAACCGCCGCGCTCGAAGCGCAGGGTGTGAACCGCTACGGCAATCCCTCGCGTGTGACGCCGGCCCCCACCAAGGCGGCCATCGACGTGCGCGACCTGCAGATCCGCCTCTACCAGTTCGCCGACGACTCCATGCAGGGGCGTCAGGTGGGGCGGGTGGGCAACAAGAAGGGCACCGACTACATCGCCGCCGAGGTGAAGCGGCTTGGACTCGCGCCGGCCGGCGACAATGGCACGTACTTCCAGAATCTGCCGTTCCATGTGCGCAAGTTCACCGATCATTCACGTCTGACGGTGGACGGAAACCCGCTGCAATGGAACACCGATTTTGTGGCGGTCCCCGGGCAGCGTGCGCCCCGTTTCATCGTCGATGCCGAGGTGGTGTACGGCGGCATTCAGGGCGACACGAGTACGCAGATCCCGTCGTCGGCGGCAGCGGGCAAGTTCGTGGTGCTGCTGCCGGCGCCCGGCGGGGCTCGTGCGCCGCAGGGGCAGGCCTTTGCCATGCGTCCGGGGTTCGCTCCGGCGGCCGGTCGTTTCGCCGATGCCGTGGCGGTGGCCACGGTCGATCTCGATGCGCTCGCCATGCCGCAGCGTATGGCGATCAATGAACCCACCATGGCCTCGCAGATCGCACCGCCGCGTGCACCGCGTCCCGGTGCTCCGGGTGCGCCCGATGGCGCCGGTCCGGTGGATTCCCTTGCGCTGCTCAAGCAGCAACTCGCGATGCTGCAGCCCGCGGCGACGATTCGTCTCACCCGCGACGCGGCCTCGCGGCTCTTTCATGGTGCGAGTGTCGACGGGCTCTCGCCGGGTGCGAAGGGTGGCACGGTTTCGGCGTCGCTGGATTTCGTGGAGCTTCCCACGGAATGGGCGCGCAACGTCATCGCCATCATTCCGGGCAGCGATCCCAGGCTCAAGCACCAGTATGTGGCGATCGGCGCGCACAACGATCACGTGGGCTTCGCCACTCCGGTGGACAAGGATTCCCTGAAGGCGTTCAACGACGCACGCATCAAGTTGCAGATGGCGAACGACATGGCCGGGCTCGGACCGGCACAGCTGGCGTCCATCAAAGTGAACATGGACAGCATCCGTCGCATTCATCCCAAGGCGCGTATCGACTCCATCAACAACGGGGCCGACGACGATGGATCGGGGTCGATGGCGGTGCTGGAGATTGCCGAAGCCATTCAGGCGATGCCGGTCAAGCCGAAGCGTTCGACCATCTTCATCTGGCACGCCGGCGAAGAAGCCGGTCTGCTCGGCTCGGCATATTTCGTGCGCAACCCCACGGTCCCCATCGACAGTATCGTGGCGCAGCTCAACATCGACATGATCGGACGTGGCCGGGCGGAGGACCTGCCGGGCGGAAGTCCCGACTATCTGGGCGTGGTGGGGTCGTGGTTCGACTCGAAGGATCTTGGCGAGCAGGTGCAGGCGGTGAACAAAAAGCAGACGAAACCGCTGGCGTTCGACTACCGATTCGACGATCCCATTGCGTGGGCGGGGTACAACAACATCTACGCCCGCAGCGATCACTACAACTACGCCATGCAGGGTATCCCGATCGCCTTCTTCTTCACGGGACTGCACGGGGACTACCATCAGCGGAGCGACGAAGCCGAGTTCATCGATTATCCGCACTATGCGCGTATCACGAACTACATCAGAGATCTGACGGTGGACGTGGCCAATGGTCCGCGCCCACGGCTGAATGGCACGAAGCCGGCGAAGCCGAAGAACATCGTGCCGTAG
- a CDS encoding peptidylprolyl isomerase — MWPFVLALFQVAGGPSGGAVGTTTAQPTPTSSAITVHDVLLAEYRRELGGPALKAVFLTRDTVLHRYAARAVGRLRDVQFSFLLDSAISSPALSVRREAARAIGLVGPATLLRKNGPLADIADAELRALSYESYGRIGTPGDETERIVVAGLRDPSVIVRRGAARGVEALARRNGRTRRMSNNALTGIVSAWQADPDAEFRATLLMALNTAGHRDSSTVRAALRDTSADVRRLGVVLGRVWIDDTVPAVRWQALRVAGTCEQAAASIADRNEHVALLAFDILGEKKCDKALLMPHVRAQTSWHRQAHATIALARTAPTDATEPVRALARSRVWQARAWAAEGAKLTGDSALLETLSRDAEPNVAAAATVTADQALRALSRDHAGLLLKAATVLREKQLKAANLTPEAVIDRLIGTFDRISRTQSVAWRDPRIALLKTIGFYPYPQYFGWVAARLQDRDPGVANEAADILKQGLLERRALTLYYDPPAFPGASALASLSGATATIRMRGKGIIRIRLLPDDAPATVHTFVTLAERGAYNGKTLHRVVPNFVLQGGSPGADEYDPVTNFFMRDEVGGRHRRGTFGISTRGPDTGDGQLFINLVDNVRLDMDYTVFAETISGLDVIDRVQEGDVIESIVIQRATGSRPRTGGR, encoded by the coding sequence ATGTGGCCTTTTGTTCTCGCGTTGTTCCAGGTTGCCGGTGGCCCATCCGGTGGCGCCGTCGGCACCACCACCGCACAACCGACTCCCACCTCCTCTGCCATCACGGTCCATGACGTGCTGCTGGCCGAGTATCGCCGGGAGCTGGGCGGTCCGGCACTGAAGGCGGTCTTTCTCACCAGAGACACCGTACTGCATCGCTACGCCGCGCGTGCCGTGGGGCGTCTCCGGGACGTGCAGTTCTCGTTCCTGCTGGACAGTGCCATCAGCTCGCCGGCGCTGTCGGTGCGGCGCGAAGCGGCACGTGCCATCGGTCTGGTGGGCCCGGCCACTCTGCTCCGCAAGAACGGGCCCTTGGCCGATATCGCCGATGCGGAGCTGCGGGCACTCAGTTACGAATCGTACGGTCGGATCGGCACACCGGGCGACGAGACGGAGCGGATCGTGGTGGCCGGATTGCGCGACCCTTCGGTGATCGTGCGCCGCGGCGCGGCACGGGGGGTGGAAGCACTGGCCAGACGCAACGGCCGGACACGCCGTATGAGCAACAATGCCCTGACCGGCATCGTCAGTGCATGGCAGGCCGATCCCGACGCCGAATTCCGCGCCACGCTGCTCATGGCGCTGAACACGGCGGGACACCGCGATTCGAGCACGGTGCGCGCCGCTCTGCGGGACACCAGTGCCGATGTGCGACGTCTGGGCGTGGTGCTCGGTCGGGTCTGGATCGACGACACGGTGCCGGCCGTACGCTGGCAGGCCCTGCGTGTGGCGGGAACCTGCGAACAGGCCGCCGCGTCGATCGCCGATCGCAACGAACATGTCGCGCTGCTCGCCTTCGACATACTCGGCGAGAAGAAATGCGACAAGGCGCTCCTGATGCCGCATGTACGAGCGCAGACGTCCTGGCACCGACAGGCGCACGCCACCATCGCCCTGGCCCGTACGGCTCCCACCGATGCCACCGAACCCGTTCGTGCGCTTGCCCGCTCGCGGGTCTGGCAGGCGCGCGCCTGGGCCGCGGAGGGCGCGAAGCTCACGGGTGATTCGGCGCTGCTGGAAACGCTCTCGCGTGACGCCGAACCCAATGTCGCGGCCGCGGCGACCGTGACGGCCGACCAGGCATTGCGCGCGCTTTCGCGTGACCACGCGGGACTGCTGCTCAAGGCCGCCACGGTGTTGCGCGAGAAGCAGCTCAAGGCAGCGAACCTCACGCCCGAAGCCGTCATCGACAGACTGATCGGCACCTTCGATCGGATCAGTCGCACGCAGTCGGTTGCCTGGCGCGATCCGCGCATCGCCCTGCTCAAGACCATCGGCTTCTATCCCTATCCCCAATACTTCGGCTGGGTGGCGGCCCGCCTCCAGGATCGGGATCCGGGTGTGGCCAATGAGGCCGCCGATATTCTCAAGCAGGGATTGCTGGAGCGACGGGCATTGACGCTGTACTACGATCCGCCGGCCTTTCCCGGCGCGTCGGCGTTGGCATCACTCTCGGGCGCGACGGCCACGATCCGCATGCGCGGCAAAGGCATCATTCGCATCCGTCTCCTGCCCGACGACGCGCCAGCCACCGTGCACACCTTCGTCACACTCGCCGAACGGGGTGCCTACAACGGCAAGACCCTGCACCGCGTAGTGCCCAATTTTGTGCTGCAGGGCGGCAGCCCGGGCGCGGACGAATACGATCCCGTCACGAACTTCTTCATGCGTGACGAAGTGGGCGGCAGACATCGCCGCGGCACCTTCGGCATCTCCACGCGCGGTCCCGACACCGGCGATGGACAACTCTTCATCAATCTCGTCGACAACGTGCGTCTCGACATGGACTATACCGTGTTCGCCGAAACCATTTCCGGACTCGATGTCATCGACCGGGTACAGGAAGGTGATGTGATCGAATCGATCGTGATTCAGCGGGCGACGGGGAGCCGCCCGCGCACCGGAGGCCGCTGA
- a CDS encoding gamma-glutamyltransferase — protein sequence MPSAAPAQTAPAQTSSTTDPVPLRRPALSRLRTLAFEREGHIHLRFADGSTMPVTSGSAYHRDPSFAPGASGSPAALYYASDSAGNYDIWKVPLDDRDRPSGAPVRLTTMRAQDVSPSVSTTGQVVFQRGLGGDARIWVREADGRERRLTSQERIERRPRFSADGKRVALIALTETSRKVVVVQIDGGAESTLTTDASIEDIAWGRDNQLAVSLRTGVVVVPATGTTYQNLVSRNHGDIDWSVDGSTITIAEQRDVSVSYNGDPDRGVDRTAHERQSLVATGPLPGIFQVPAPRAVDADRATVAVDVVADRAALNTAAFDRVWERSDRLYFSDTLTGATAAARRSWRAVRDRLRPAAIAAATDSALQTVIHDALRQRPALRREATGKAAVSSAHPTATAAGLEMFRQGGNVIDAAVAVSFALGVVEPDASGIGGYGEMVIALTGQQPTLIEFMSRVPEDAGLDNKSLLVNGRYPSDGPVLVNVPGTVAGMHLAWQRYGSRKLTWAQLLAPAIRAARDGYIVSDGLATTLATEREHFAKYEGSRALFFRDGKPLVAGDTLRNPDLAWVLEQIAAGGADGFYKGDVAERWVKDLHAKGNAMKTSDLARYFANEREPVCGTYRQYRLCSGSPPVSGGADLVARLNLLEQYPAPKRYSDDAGTLHAALSAWFLTPSSRGKIADPALWPIDVASIVAKDSARVRWQCFDTERALTPQSTRGDTLACLKARSANTTVPAAAAPPSSESASFASASSPCGEDHATEMDVCHAAGTTAFTVADADGNVVAVTQTLGTWGGNFYVTPGLGFLSNDKLTSYGTDPTQYGSRLPFARHGSTLAPTIAFKGNRPVFAVSAAGNAWITSAVYQTLLGALDYNLGPQAALELPRFLPGGGGGPPGAGGGNRYTIQLEDGFAPQVVNRLRSLGYDLSFVSARGELREGYGAAIRIDGKSVTAGADPRRAGEAGAVK from the coding sequence ATGCCGTCAGCCGCTCCCGCGCAGACGGCACCAGCGCAGACGTCGTCGACGACAGACCCGGTGCCGCTTCGCCGCCCTGCCCTGTCACGCCTGCGGACTCTCGCGTTCGAGCGCGAAGGGCATATCCATCTCCGCTTTGCCGACGGCAGCACGATGCCCGTGACATCGGGGAGCGCGTATCATCGTGATCCATCATTTGCCCCCGGCGCTTCCGGCTCACCGGCGGCGCTCTACTACGCCAGTGATTCCGCCGGGAACTACGACATCTGGAAGGTGCCGCTCGACGACCGGGATCGGCCCAGCGGTGCGCCCGTGCGCCTCACGACGATGCGCGCGCAGGATGTCTCTCCCAGTGTTTCCACCACGGGACAGGTGGTGTTCCAGCGCGGCCTGGGTGGTGATGCGCGGATATGGGTACGCGAAGCGGATGGCCGCGAACGTCGTCTCACGTCGCAGGAGCGCATCGAACGACGTCCCCGCTTTTCCGCCGATGGCAAGCGCGTGGCGTTGATCGCGCTCACGGAGACGAGCCGCAAGGTGGTGGTGGTGCAGATCGATGGCGGCGCGGAATCGACCCTCACGACCGATGCGTCGATCGAAGACATCGCCTGGGGCCGCGACAATCAGCTGGCGGTTTCGTTGCGCACCGGTGTGGTGGTGGTGCCTGCCACGGGCACCACCTATCAGAATCTGGTGTCGCGCAACCACGGAGATATCGACTGGTCGGTGGATGGCTCGACCATCACGATCGCCGAGCAGCGCGATGTCTCGGTGAGTTACAACGGCGATCCCGATCGTGGAGTCGATCGCACGGCGCATGAACGTCAGAGCCTGGTGGCCACCGGTCCGCTGCCCGGAATTTTTCAGGTGCCCGCTCCGCGCGCCGTTGACGCCGACCGTGCAACCGTGGCGGTCGATGTCGTGGCAGATCGGGCCGCGCTGAATACCGCTGCGTTCGACCGGGTGTGGGAACGCAGCGACCGCCTCTACTTCAGCGATACGCTGACCGGGGCCACCGCAGCGGCACGCCGGAGCTGGCGTGCAGTGCGCGACCGGCTGCGACCGGCAGCCATTGCCGCGGCCACCGACAGCGCCTTGCAGACCGTCATCCATGATGCGCTGCGTCAACGACCCGCCTTGCGTCGGGAAGCGACCGGCAAGGCCGCGGTGTCGAGCGCGCATCCGACGGCCACGGCCGCCGGTCTCGAGATGTTCCGCCAGGGCGGAAACGTCATCGATGCCGCCGTCGCCGTGAGTTTTGCACTGGGCGTGGTGGAACCCGACGCCAGTGGCATCGGCGGGTATGGCGAGATGGTCATCGCCCTCACGGGACAACAGCCCACGCTCATCGAATTCATGAGCCGTGTACCGGAGGATGCGGGGCTCGACAACAAATCCCTGCTGGTGAATGGACGCTATCCCAGCGACGGACCTGTGCTCGTGAACGTGCCGGGTACGGTGGCCGGCATGCATCTCGCCTGGCAGCGCTACGGCAGCCGGAAACTCACCTGGGCACAGTTGCTCGCGCCGGCCATTCGCGCGGCACGCGACGGGTACATCGTGAGTGATGGTCTCGCCACCACGCTCGCCACCGAACGCGAGCACTTCGCCAAGTACGAGGGCAGTCGCGCGCTCTTCTTCCGTGACGGGAAGCCGCTCGTGGCCGGCGATACGCTCCGCAACCCCGATCTGGCCTGGGTGCTCGAACAGATCGCCGCCGGTGGCGCCGATGGCTTCTACAAAGGCGACGTGGCGGAACGCTGGGTGAAAGATCTGCACGCCAAAGGCAACGCCATGAAGACGAGCGATCTGGCGCGGTATTTTGCCAATGAACGTGAACCGGTCTGCGGCACCTACCGGCAGTATCGTCTCTGCTCGGGTTCTCCACCGGTGAGCGGGGGCGCGGATCTGGTGGCCCGTCTCAATCTGCTCGAACAGTATCCGGCGCCCAAACGCTACAGCGACGACGCGGGCACACTGCACGCCGCGTTGTCGGCCTGGTTCCTCACGCCTTCGTCACGGGGCAAGATCGCCGATCCCGCCCTCTGGCCCATCGACGTGGCATCCATCGTCGCCAAGGACAGTGCACGGGTGCGCTGGCAGTGTTTCGACACCGAACGCGCGCTCACACCACAGAGCACCCGTGGAGATACCCTGGCCTGTCTCAAGGCGCGGTCGGCAAACACCACGGTGCCGGCAGCGGCGGCACCGCCTTCATCGGAATCGGCATCGTTCGCGTCGGCATCGTCGCCGTGCGGCGAGGATCACGCCACGGAAATGGACGTCTGTCATGCCGCGGGCACGACGGCTTTCACCGTGGCCGATGCCGACGGCAATGTCGTCGCGGTCACGCAGACACTCGGCACCTGGGGCGGGAATTTTTATGTCACACCCGGTCTCGGTTTTCTCAGCAATGACAAACTGACGAGTTACGGCACCGATCCCACGCAGTACGGCTCGCGCCTGCCGTTCGCGCGCCATGGCAGCACGCTGGCACCCACCATCGCCTTCAAAGGCAACCGCCCGGTGTTTGCCGTGAGTGCCGCCGGTAATGCCTGGATCACGTCGGCCGTGTACCAGACGCTGCTCGGCGCACTCGACTACAACCTCGGCCCTCAAGCGGCGCTCGAATTGCCGCGCTTCCTGCCGGGCGGTGGTGGCGGCCCGCCGGGCGCAGGCGGTGGCAATCGCTACACCATTCAGCTCGAAGACGGCTTTGCGCCGCAGGTCGTGAACCGTCTCCGGTCACTCGGCTACGATCTGTCATTCGTATCGGCACGCGGAGAACTGCGTGAAGGGTACGGCGCCGCCATCCGCATCGATGGCAAGAGCGTGACCGCAGGCGCCGATCCGAGGCGCGCGGGAGAGGCAGGAGCGGTGAAGTAA
- a CDS encoding prolyl oligopeptidase family serine peptidase, producing the protein MSILPPLSRRLVALAIPALIASIVHAQSTTTVPSIGPWLSPASPLTLVSARKADRIAWMVYDQGLRNVYTAAAPDFKPVRATNFLTDDGTDLTDVRISDDGSMIVFVRGSAPNRYGWVANPSHDPRGAERAIWAVRANGGTPWRVAEGAAPELSPDGRWVLFTRDGQIYRARVARTPGVPLTPMDTGATPLIRAWGRNGTPRWSPDGSKIAFVSDRENHALVAVYDVAKRSVTYVSPSVDCDGGPAWSPDGKSLAFSRRPGVPFGNQTQRGLGGIGNPAGAAANALAPMPAGNPSGGCGGGGFGGQAAQAQRPDSARQNMRRSPGFYSSAFEGGHTLKLMIADPTAGKAREVWHNAPGDSVFTSLNNMVWADDRIAFPVNVPKDEWERWYAIPAQGGQPVRLTTTDGLIEDATSVAFTRDGGKSLIYTTNAEDIERRHIWSVPVAGGTPRRLSVGDGVETYPQPLASGKQIAVLYFGAKIPASVALVPAGGGEPRIIFPTLAKSFPTAAHVIPEVVKTKAADGLEISNTLFLPRDLKAGEKRPAIVFVHGGPRRQMLPAYHYMQFYHWSYAVNQWLADQGYVVLSINYRSGVGYGKSFRDAPNTQGRGNSEYQDVVAGAKYLQARADVDPSRIGIWGLSYGGLLTSQALARNSDIFVAGVDLAGVHLYGNVIDSTNLAFRSSAVGAIDGWKSPVFLVHGDDDRNVDFAQTVGLVQLLRARNIYHELIVVPDDLHESMIHANWIDTFDRMGVFLKRFVWDKQR; encoded by the coding sequence ATGTCCATACTCCCTCCGTTATCCCGCCGGCTGGTGGCACTGGCGATCCCGGCGCTGATCGCATCCATCGTCCACGCGCAATCGACCACGACGGTCCCGAGCATCGGTCCATGGCTCTCGCCGGCGTCGCCGCTCACGCTGGTGTCGGCCCGCAAAGCCGATCGTATCGCCTGGATGGTCTACGATCAGGGACTGCGCAATGTCTACACGGCAGCCGCGCCGGATTTCAAACCGGTGCGTGCCACCAACTTTCTCACCGACGACGGCACCGATCTCACCGACGTACGCATCTCCGACGATGGATCGATGATCGTCTTCGTGCGAGGGTCGGCGCCCAATCGGTATGGCTGGGTGGCCAACCCGTCACACGATCCCCGCGGTGCGGAGCGTGCCATCTGGGCCGTGAGGGCCAATGGGGGCACCCCATGGCGCGTGGCGGAAGGCGCGGCGCCTGAATTGTCTCCCGACGGTCGCTGGGTGCTCTTCACGCGTGATGGGCAGATCTATCGGGCACGTGTGGCGCGTACGCCGGGTGTGCCGCTCACGCCGATGGACACCGGAGCCACGCCGCTGATCAGAGCCTGGGGGCGCAACGGCACGCCGCGCTGGTCGCCCGACGGCTCGAAGATCGCCTTCGTGAGCGATCGCGAGAATCATGCGCTCGTAGCAGTCTACGATGTCGCGAAACGTTCGGTGACCTATGTCTCCCCCAGTGTCGATTGTGACGGAGGGCCGGCGTGGTCACCGGATGGCAAGTCGCTGGCCTTCTCCCGTCGACCGGGTGTGCCCTTCGGCAATCAGACGCAACGCGGGCTGGGTGGTATCGGCAACCCCGCCGGCGCCGCGGCCAACGCGCTCGCTCCGATGCCGGCGGGCAATCCTTCGGGCGGCTGTGGTGGCGGTGGATTCGGTGGACAGGCTGCACAGGCGCAGCGTCCGGACAGTGCGCGGCAGAACATGCGTCGGTCGCCCGGTTTCTATTCCTCGGCTTTCGAAGGTGGGCACACGCTCAAGCTCATGATCGCCGATCCCACCGCAGGTAAGGCACGAGAGGTGTGGCACAACGCACCGGGCGACAGCGTATTCACGTCGCTGAACAACATGGTCTGGGCAGACGATCGCATCGCCTTCCCGGTGAACGTGCCGAAGGACGAGTGGGAGCGCTGGTATGCGATTCCGGCGCAGGGTGGCCAGCCGGTTCGCCTCACCACGACCGATGGTCTCATCGAGGATGCGACATCAGTGGCTTTCACCCGCGATGGCGGCAAGTCGCTGATCTACACCACGAATGCCGAAGACATCGAACGACGGCACATCTGGTCGGTGCCGGTGGCCGGTGGCACTCCACGTCGGTTGTCGGTGGGTGATGGCGTGGAGACATATCCGCAGCCGCTCGCATCGGGCAAGCAGATCGCCGTGCTGTACTTCGGCGCAAAAATCCCGGCGTCGGTGGCGCTCGTGCCCGCGGGCGGCGGTGAACCGCGCATCATCTTCCCCACGCTGGCGAAGTCGTTCCCCACGGCGGCACACGTGATACCGGAAGTGGTGAAGACAAAAGCGGCCGATGGACTCGAGATCAGCAATACGCTGTTCCTGCCCAGGGATCTCAAGGCTGGCGAGAAACGACCCGCCATCGTGTTCGTGCACGGCGGTCCGCGGCGTCAGATGCTGCCGGCCTACCACTACATGCAGTTCTATCACTGGTCGTACGCGGTGAACCAGTGGCTTGCCGATCAGGGCTATGTCGTGTTGAGCATCAACTACCGGAGCGGTGTGGGTTACGGCAAGAGCTTCCGCGATGCGCCCAACACGCAGGGACGCGGCAACTCCGAATATCAGGACGTCGTGGCGGGCGCGAAGTACCTGCAGGCACGCGCCGATGTCGATCCGTCCCGTATCGGCATCTGGGGCCTTTCGTATGGCGGACTGCTCACGTCGCAGGCACTCGCCCGCAACAGCGACATCTTCGTTGCCGGCGTGGATCTCGCGGGTGTGCACCTCTACGGCAATGTCATCGATTCCACGAACCTGGCATTCCGTTCATCGGCCGTTGGGGCGATCGATGGATGGAAGTCGCCGGTGTTCCTGGTGCACGGCGACGATGATCGCAACGTGGACTTCGCGCAGACGGTGGGGCTGGTGCAACTGCTGCGCGCGCGGAACATCTACCACGAACTGATCGTCGTGCCCGACGACCTCCACGAATCGATGATCCACGCAAACTGGATCGATACGTTCGACCGGATGGGGGTGTTCTTGAAGCGATTCGTCTGGGACAAACAGCGGTAG
- a CDS encoding CocE/NonD family hydrolase encodes MKAVFASIAFLLTIAPDAGAQDNSAIESRYVKTEHRISMRDGTHLFTSVYAPRDTGQQYAIMLSRTPYGVGPYGATGYNPALRMISPRFLDRGFIFVYQDVRGRSMSEGEFVHMTPWRGMAGARQTDESTDAYDTIEWLIRNIPHNNGRVGIWGTSYPGYFAGASLVDAHPALRAASPQAPQADWFMGDDVHHHGAFFLTSAFNFFTTAGRARPAPGTTPPPRFTFPTDDGYRFFLEMGPLSNADRLYMKGTAPFWNDMMAHGTLDDFWEARRLAPKLRNVQPAVLAVGGWYDANNLHGALQVHAAIARQSPATRNRIVLGPWSHGQWRRGAGDAVGDLTFGMNTGSFFRDTIEYSFFESYLYGNGSIALANATAFETGVNRWRTFDAWPPKGATTRSLYLRAGGTLSFSAPPASVSPAYREYRSDPADPVPFMAQRSTDMNPDYMARDQRFSSTRPDVLVYVSDPLTEDITVAGSMRSSLFVSTSGTDSDWVVKLIDVHPGAGPGEPRGFQEMVRGDVMRGKFRNSYSRPEPFTPDKVELVAFNSDDVLHTFRKGHRIMVHVQSSWFPLVDRNPQTFVDIYNAAPSDFRAATQRVYHTRAQASRIELPVIR; translated from the coding sequence ATGAAAGCCGTTTTCGCGTCCATCGCATTCCTGCTCACGATCGCGCCCGACGCGGGCGCGCAGGACAACTCGGCGATCGAAAGCCGTTATGTGAAGACGGAGCATCGCATCTCCATGCGGGATGGGACACACCTCTTCACGTCCGTCTACGCGCCTCGCGACACCGGGCAGCAGTACGCGATCATGCTTTCGCGCACACCGTACGGCGTGGGGCCGTATGGCGCCACGGGGTACAATCCCGCGCTACGCATGATCTCGCCCCGGTTTCTCGATCGGGGATTCATCTTCGTGTATCAGGACGTGCGCGGACGATCGATGTCCGAGGGCGAGTTCGTGCACATGACTCCATGGCGAGGCATGGCGGGTGCGCGGCAGACCGATGAGAGCACTGATGCCTACGACACGATCGAGTGGCTGATCAGGAACATCCCACACAACAACGGACGTGTCGGCATCTGGGGCACCTCCTATCCGGGATACTTCGCCGGTGCGTCACTCGTCGATGCCCATCCGGCGCTCAGGGCGGCCTCACCACAGGCGCCGCAGGCAGACTGGTTCATGGGCGACGACGTGCATCACCATGGCGCCTTCTTCCTGACCAGCGCGTTCAACTTCTTCACCACCGCCGGGCGGGCCCGTCCGGCTCCTGGCACCACGCCACCGCCGCGTTTCACGTTTCCCACGGATGACGGGTACCGATTCTTTCTCGAGATGGGCCCACTTTCGAACGCCGACCGTCTTTACATGAAGGGAACAGCGCCCTTCTGGAATGACATGATGGCACATGGAACACTGGATGACTTCTGGGAGGCCCGCCGGCTTGCGCCGAAGCTCCGCAATGTGCAGCCGGCGGTACTGGCCGTGGGTGGATGGTACGATGCCAACAATCTCCATGGGGCGTTGCAGGTCCATGCTGCCATCGCGCGCCAGAGTCCGGCAACGCGGAACAGGATCGTACTGGGCCCGTGGTCGCATGGTCAGTGGCGTCGGGGCGCAGGCGACGCGGTGGGCGATCTCACATTCGGCATGAACACGGGCAGCTTCTTCCGGGACACGATCGAGTATTCGTTCTTCGAGTCCTATCTCTACGGCAACGGCAGTATCGCGCTGGCCAACGCGACCGCCTTCGAGACGGGGGTGAATCGCTGGAGGACGTTCGACGCCTGGCCGCCAAAAGGCGCGACGACACGATCGCTCTATCTGCGCGCGGGCGGCACGCTGTCCTTTTCGGCGCCACCAGCCTCCGTGTCGCCGGCGTATCGTGAATACCGCAGCGATCCTGCCGATCCGGTGCCATTCATGGCGCAGCGTTCGACGGACATGAATCCGGACTACATGGCGCGCGATCAGCGGTTCAGCTCGACACGTCCCGATGTGCTCGTGTATGTGAGCGATCCCTTGACCGAAGACATCACCGTGGCGGGATCGATGCGTTCATCGCTGTTCGTTTCGACGAGCGGAACGGACAGTGATTGGGTCGTGAAGCTGATCGACGTGCACCCCGGTGCGGGGCCGGGTGAGCCCAGGGGCTTTCAGGAGATGGTGCGGGGCGATGTGATGCGCGGCAAGTTCCGGAACAGCTACTCACGTCCGGAGCCCTTCACGCCGGACAAGGTCGAGTTGGTCGCGTTCAACTCCGACGATGTGCTGCACACGTTCCGGAAGGGGCATCGGATCATGGTGCATGTCCAGAGCAGTTGGTTCCCACTCGTCGATCGCAATCCCCAGACGTTCGTGGACATCTACAACGCGGCCCCGTCGGATTTCCGTGCGGCCACACAGCGGGTGTATCACACCAGGGCGCAGGCTTCGCGTATCGAACTGCCGGTGATCCGGTGA